In Helianthus annuus cultivar XRQ/B chromosome 8, HanXRQr2.0-SUNRISE, whole genome shotgun sequence, a single genomic region encodes these proteins:
- the LOC110941867 gene encoding protein PELOTA 1: MKIVRRDFVPDGPGSVKMIPDEADDLWLAYNLIAPGDTVMAVTIRKVLREAASGSREAERVKLKLEIKVENVDYDKEGGVLRVRGKNILENEHVKIGQFHTLELELKRAFVLRKVLWDTLAIEALKQASDPSASADLAVVLMQEGLAHILLVGKSLTITPSRIEASIPRKHGPSVAGYDKALNKFYENVLQAFVKHIDFKVVRCAVIASPGFTKDQFHRHLMLEAERRDLRNIIENKSRIILVHSTSGYKHSLREVLDAPNVMNMIKDTKAAQEVRALKDFYTMLSNDPHRACYGPKHVEVAHERMAVQTLLITDDLFRSSDVATRQRYVNLVNTVKDSGGSVHIFSSMHVSGEQLAQLTGVAAILRFPLPDLDDIEM; encoded by the exons ATGAAGATCGTTCGGAGAGATTTCGTTCCCGACGGCCCCGGAAGCGTTAAG ATGATTCCTGATGAAGCAGATGATTTGTGGCTCGCTTATAACCTAATTGCTCCAGGTGATACTGTCATGGCTGTTACCATCAG AAAAGTTCTTAGAGAAGCAGCTTCTGGATCAAGAGAAGCAGAACGGGTGAAATTGAAACTTGAAATCAAAGTTGAG AATGTTGATTATGACAAAGAAGGTGGTGTGCTAAGAGTTCGTGGGAAGAACATCCTGGAAAATGAGCATGTAAAA ATAGGGCAATTTCATACACTTGAACTTGAATTAAAAAGGGCTTTTGTGCTAAGAAAG GTGTTATGGGACACACTAGCAATAGAAGCACTTAAACAAGCCTCAg ATCCTTCTGCCAGTGCTGATCTGGCAGTGGTGCTAATGCAAGAAGGGTTGGCACATATTCTCCTTGTTGGTAAAAG TTTGACTATTACACCTTCTCGGATAGAAGCCTCAATTCCTCGCAAGCATGGACCTTCTGTTGCTGGTTATGACAAA GCTTTGAATAAATTCTATGAGAATGTTTTACAG GCGTTTGTGAAGCATATTGACTTCAAGGTTGTTCGGTGTGCTGTTATTGCAAGTCCAGGATTCACAAAG GATCAATTTCATCGCCATTTAATGTTGGAAGCAGAAAGAAGAGATCTAAGGAACATAATTGAGAACAAATCACGCATCATTCTTGTGCATTCGACTTCAGGATACAA ACATAGTTTGAGAGAAGTTCTCGATGCTCCGAATGTGATGAATATGATCAAAGATACAAAAGCAGCCCAAGAG gtCCGAGCACTTAAGGATTTCTACACCATGCTTTCAAAC GATCCACATCGTGCATGTTATGGACCAAAGCATGTTGAGGTTGCGCATGAACGAATGGCTGTTCAGACATTACTTATCACAGATGATCTTTTCAG GAGTTCTGATGTAGCTACAAGGCAAAGATACGTAAATTTGGTCAACACAGTAAAGGACTCAGGGGGCTCGGTTCATATATTTTCTTCAATGCATGTCTCAGGGGAGC AACTGGCACAACTGACTGGAGTCGCTGCAATACTTCGTTTCCCCCTTCCGGACCTTGATGACATCGAGATGTAA